Proteins encoded by one window of Salicibibacter halophilus:
- a CDS encoding NYN domain-containing protein: MKEIVLVDGYNIIGDWPELKKLKQYSLIEARDLLIGKMAEYQAVTGRRVIIVYDAHMVPGTGSKNKHHRVEVVYTRERETADERIEKLVSKLKNVETQVYVATSDYVEQSVTFGSGALRTSARELRIQMNDVEQHVAERVSRVKKENYYGNRVISKEVAEYFEKWRRNNQ, from the coding sequence ATGAAAGAGATCGTGCTTGTCGATGGCTACAACATTATCGGGGATTGGCCGGAATTAAAAAAGTTGAAACAATATTCGCTGATAGAAGCGCGGGATTTGCTCATTGGCAAAATGGCAGAGTATCAAGCGGTAACAGGAAGAAGAGTGATTATTGTTTACGATGCCCACATGGTGCCGGGTACGGGGAGCAAAAATAAGCACCACCGTGTAGAGGTCGTCTACACCCGCGAGCGGGAAACCGCAGATGAGCGTATTGAGAAGCTCGTAAGTAAATTGAAAAATGTCGAAACACAAGTCTATGTTGCCACCTCGGATTATGTGGAACAGTCGGTAACATTCGGCAGCGGGGCACTTCGTACATCTGCCCGCGAGCTAAGGATACAGATGAATGATGTAGAACAACATGTCGCCGAAAGGGTCTCTAGAGTGAAAAAAGAAAACTATTACGGGAACCGTGTCATATCCAAAGAGGTCGCTGAATATTTTGAAAAGTGGCGTCGAAATAATCAATAA
- the ispF gene encoding 2-C-methyl-D-erythritol 2,4-cyclodiphosphate synthase: MRIGQGYDVHAFAKDRALIIGGVSIPYEYGLKGHSDADVLLHAIADACLGAIGEGDIGRHFPDTDPVHAGADSAHLLEEVYALAEKKGYTLGNLDATVIAEKPKMAPYILPMRERIAALFRADLTQVNVKATTSERLGFTGREEGMAAMAVILLESK; encoded by the coding sequence TTGAGAATCGGTCAAGGTTATGATGTGCATGCCTTTGCAAAAGACCGCGCGCTGATAATCGGCGGGGTGTCCATTCCGTATGAATACGGTCTAAAAGGGCATTCCGATGCTGATGTTTTGTTGCATGCCATTGCAGATGCTTGTCTTGGCGCCATTGGCGAAGGGGATATCGGCCGCCATTTTCCGGACACGGATCCGGTCCATGCCGGTGCCGATTCAGCCCATCTTTTGGAAGAAGTATACGCATTGGCGGAGAAAAAAGGGTATACGTTAGGCAACCTGGATGCAACGGTTATTGCCGAGAAACCGAAAATGGCTCCTTACATATTACCGATGCGCGAAAGAATCGCTGCACTGTTCCGGGCGGATCTCACCCAAGTGAATGTGAAGGCGACAACTTCCGAGCGGCTGGGGTTTACCGGCCGTGAAGAAGGCATGGCGGCAATGGCGGTTATTTTATTGGAAAGCAAATAA
- the disA gene encoding DNA integrity scanning diadenylate cyclase DisA — MSDRDREHFINHVFPFLAPGTPFREGVDNVLRARTGGLIIVGFSGDVKKIVDGGFEIEAAYTPAQLYELAKMDGAIILSKNVDTILYANVQLVPDSKILSNETGMRHRTAERVAKSTGELVIAISERRNVITLYQGDHRYTLKDMGVILTKANQAIQTLEKYKAVLDQSITNLGALEFERLVTYQDVSQVLHRVEMALRVKRELVTYVHELGNEGRLITMQLNEILTNVEREAFLLLKDYVKNEETDASKAFHELQNLSEKKPLNDEMILRLLGYTGPLENQDRILSSRGYRLLHRIPRLPSVIIGNIVEYFNTLGAISNASLTDLEKVEGIGETRAKLVKEGLERVQEQMFIDRHI, encoded by the coding sequence ATGAGTGACCGCGATCGTGAGCATTTTATCAATCATGTCTTCCCATTTCTTGCACCGGGAACCCCCTTTAGAGAAGGGGTTGACAATGTGTTGCGGGCGAGGACTGGCGGGCTGATTATTGTAGGGTTTAGCGGGGACGTGAAAAAAATTGTGGACGGCGGTTTTGAAATAGAAGCAGCGTACACCCCTGCCCAGCTCTATGAATTGGCAAAAATGGATGGGGCTATTATTCTCAGTAAAAATGTTGATACCATTCTGTATGCCAATGTTCAACTTGTGCCGGACAGCAAGATTCTTTCAAATGAAACCGGTATGCGCCACCGTACGGCGGAGCGTGTGGCCAAGTCTACTGGGGAGCTTGTCATAGCGATTTCCGAACGCCGTAATGTGATTACTTTGTATCAGGGAGATCATCGGTATACGCTCAAGGACATGGGGGTTATTTTAACGAAAGCCAATCAGGCCATTCAAACGTTGGAAAAATATAAGGCTGTATTGGACCAGAGCATAACGAACCTTGGTGCCCTGGAGTTTGAAAGACTGGTCACCTATCAAGATGTCTCCCAAGTTCTCCATCGTGTGGAGATGGCTTTACGAGTGAAGCGGGAACTGGTTACTTATGTACATGAGCTTGGAAATGAAGGCAGACTCATTACGATGCAACTTAACGAGATTTTGACAAACGTGGAAAGAGAAGCTTTTTTGCTGTTGAAAGATTATGTGAAAAATGAAGAAACCGATGCATCCAAAGCATTTCATGAATTACAAAATTTATCAGAAAAAAAGCCTTTAAATGATGAAATGATTCTGCGATTGCTCGGATATACGGGACCTCTTGAAAATCAGGATCGAATATTATCTTCCCGAGGATACCGGTTATTGCACCGCATTCCGAGACTCCCATCCGTAATCATTGGGAATATTGTCGAATATTTCAATACTTTGGGTGCGATAAGCAATGCTAGTTTAACGGATTTGGAGAAAGTGGAAGGAATTGGAGAAACAAGGGCGAAACTAGTAAAGGAGGGATTGGAGCGTGTGCAAGAGCAAATGTTTATCGATCGTCATATTTAA
- a CDS encoding Mini-ribonuclease 3, whose translation MSAMDPSQLNGLALAYIGDAVYELYVRTHFLQQGYTRAQQLHQETTAYVSANAQAKRLHDWLENQRLNADEETIVRRGRNAKSGSVPKNTDAFTYSYSTGFEALVGYLHLRGHHERLNDLLSGMPGTLEEESSNERE comes from the coding sequence ATGAGCGCGATGGACCCTTCTCAGCTAAATGGCTTGGCGCTCGCGTATATCGGAGATGCTGTGTATGAGTTGTATGTACGCACGCATTTTTTGCAGCAAGGGTATACGCGTGCCCAACAGCTTCATCAAGAGACGACGGCCTATGTGAGCGCGAATGCCCAGGCAAAACGCTTGCATGATTGGTTGGAAAATCAACGGTTGAATGCGGATGAGGAGACGATCGTCCGTCGCGGCCGCAATGCAAAATCAGGAAGCGTCCCGAAAAATACCGATGCGTTTACGTATAGCTACAGTACGGGCTTTGAGGCTCTGGTCGGCTATTTACACCTTCGCGGCCATCACGAGCGGTTAAATGATTTATTGTCCGGTATGCCCGGCACTTTGGAGGAGGAAAGCAGCAATGAACGAGAATGA
- the gltX gene encoding glutamate--tRNA ligase gives MTQEVRVRFAPSPTGHLHIGGARQALFNYLFARRHNGKFIVRIEDTDQARNIDNATDKLMESMKWLGLDWDESIENGGPYAPYRSSERFDIYAQYVEQLLEENKAYRCYMTSEELEAEREAQIARGEMPKYSGRDRDLTREQQKEYEAKGIKPVVRFRVPDPNKVPSVVIDDVIRGEVNFDTDGIGDFVIARSDGAPTYNFAVVVDDYLMKISHVIRGEEHLSNTPRQALLYDAFGWERPHFAHAPLILNEDRQKMSKREESIMQFVEQYRDYGYLPEGLVNFLALLGWSPGNEEEKFTIDELIERFSLERVSKAPAVFDKDKLAWMNNQYMKEADADRLTDLVIPHMQKEGLLGGSYTEEDREWLKNLVAIYQEQMHYAEEFGSLASLFFQSSIDYDEDASNVLSEAHVPEVMTTLAAQLDHVGAFEAPEIQKAIKATQKETGHKGKKLFMPIRAAVTGQTHGPELPKAIELLGKETVQARLIKASHIQQ, from the coding sequence ATGACACAGGAAGTCCGGGTTCGGTTTGCGCCAAGTCCAACAGGCCACCTGCATATCGGAGGCGCACGGCAAGCGCTTTTTAATTATTTGTTCGCCCGGCGTCATAACGGTAAATTTATCGTGCGGATTGAAGATACGGATCAAGCGCGGAACATCGATAATGCCACCGATAAATTAATGGAGAGCATGAAGTGGCTCGGCCTGGATTGGGATGAAAGCATTGAAAACGGCGGCCCTTATGCTCCCTATCGAAGCAGTGAGCGTTTCGACATTTATGCCCAATATGTGGAACAATTGCTGGAAGAGAATAAAGCTTATCGTTGTTATATGACGAGCGAGGAACTTGAAGCAGAGCGGGAGGCGCAAATCGCCCGCGGAGAGATGCCGAAGTATAGCGGAAGGGACCGCGATTTAACGAGGGAACAACAAAAAGAATACGAAGCAAAAGGCATCAAGCCGGTAGTCCGTTTTCGTGTGCCTGATCCCAATAAAGTGCCTTCCGTTGTCATTGATGATGTTATTCGCGGGGAAGTGAACTTCGATACGGATGGGATCGGTGATTTTGTCATCGCACGATCGGACGGAGCGCCGACCTATAACTTCGCGGTCGTTGTTGACGATTATTTGATGAAAATATCCCACGTGATCCGCGGGGAAGAACATTTATCCAATACTCCGAGGCAAGCCCTTTTATACGATGCGTTTGGATGGGAGCGGCCGCATTTTGCCCATGCACCGTTAATCCTAAACGAAGATCGGCAAAAAATGAGTAAGCGGGAAGAGTCGATCATGCAATTTGTCGAGCAGTACCGGGACTACGGTTATTTGCCGGAAGGACTGGTTAATTTCCTCGCGCTCCTTGGCTGGTCGCCCGGCAATGAGGAAGAGAAATTTACGATCGATGAACTGATTGAAAGGTTTTCGCTCGAGCGTGTGTCAAAAGCACCGGCTGTTTTTGACAAAGACAAACTTGCCTGGATGAACAACCAGTATATGAAAGAAGCGGATGCTGACCGGTTGACGGATCTTGTTATCCCCCATATGCAAAAAGAAGGGTTATTGGGCGGATCGTATACGGAAGAGGACCGGGAGTGGTTAAAGAACCTCGTAGCGATCTATCAAGAGCAAATGCATTACGCTGAAGAGTTTGGTTCATTGGCCTCCCTGTTTTTCCAATCATCGATTGATTACGATGAAGATGCTTCGAATGTGTTAAGCGAAGCCCATGTCCCCGAGGTGATGACAACACTTGCTGCGCAATTGGACCATGTCGGAGCCTTTGAAGCGCCAGAGATTCAAAAAGCGATCAAAGCGACGCAAAAGGAAACCGGGCATAAAGGCAAAAAATTATTTATGCCGATTCGCGCGGCAGTTACCGGACAGACACACGGACCTGAACTGCCTAAAGCCATTGAACTTCTCGGAAAAGAAACGGTACAGGCAAGATTAATCAAAGCGTCGCATATACAACAATAA
- the cysE gene encoding serine O-acetyltransferase, translating to MWRTLKSDVDVVFSRDPAARNRLEVILTYAGVHAVWSHRIAHWFWKKRRYLIARMISQINRFFTGIEIHPGAVIGERLFIDHGMAVVIGETCEIGNDVTIYQGVTLGGTGKEKGKRHPTIEDNVLLATGAKVLGSMRVGHHSNIGGGAVVLNEVPPNSTVVGVPGRVVVQDGVKVNQDLQHHLLPDPEDDRFTALEKEVERLRLELRELRKKQEQE from the coding sequence ATGTGGCGAACATTAAAAAGTGACGTCGATGTTGTTTTTTCGCGGGATCCGGCGGCAAGAAACCGGCTTGAAGTTATATTGACGTACGCTGGCGTTCATGCGGTTTGGAGCCATCGAATCGCCCATTGGTTTTGGAAAAAACGCCGGTATCTCATCGCTCGGATGATTTCGCAAATCAATCGTTTTTTTACCGGCATTGAAATTCATCCGGGAGCGGTCATTGGAGAGCGATTGTTCATTGACCATGGCATGGCGGTCGTTATCGGCGAGACGTGTGAAATCGGCAACGATGTTACGATTTATCAAGGCGTAACATTGGGAGGCACCGGCAAGGAAAAAGGAAAAAGGCATCCGACGATTGAAGATAATGTGTTATTGGCGACGGGCGCAAAAGTATTAGGGTCGATGCGGGTCGGCCATCATTCCAACATCGGCGGTGGAGCCGTCGTGCTTAATGAAGTGCCGCCCAATTCAACGGTCGTCGGCGTTCCGGGGCGTGTCGTTGTGCAGGACGGCGTGAAGGTAAACCAGGATTTGCAACACCATCTATTGCCGGATCCCGAGGACGATCGCTTTACGGCTTTGGAAAAAGAAGTGGAGCGGCTGCGCTTGGAATTGAGAGAGCTCAGGAAGAAACAAGAACAGGAGTGA
- a CDS encoding PIN/TRAM domain-containing protein, which translates to MLKRMVQVFFVVIGGALGFIFMSELISSLNVQLPAWLVSDYIGGGVGALLFFILSLWLADPIVHALSVVEEAIIKAPITNVLFGTVGLMFGLIVAFLIGLPLGEIQIPVISQVVPIFMTIILGYYGFRIGSQKRDEIVALASGLGRGVNKDRKKGDGQLGIHEDGSEQSSVPLKIFDTSVIIDGRISDVCRTRFLEGTIVIPKFVLDELQHIADSSDALKRNRGRRGLDILNQIQKESSIEVKIEDIDFDDVDAVDSKLVKLAQKTNGVVVTNDFNLNKVCDLQGVGVLNINDLANAVKPVVLPGEEMSVKVIKDGKEEGQGVGYLDDGTMIVIEDGRGYIGSQLEVIVTSVLQTSAGRMIFAKPKLLEKAL; encoded by the coding sequence ATTTTAAAACGAATGGTGCAAGTGTTTTTTGTCGTTATTGGCGGAGCTCTTGGTTTTATTTTTATGTCTGAACTTATTTCATCATTGAACGTGCAGCTGCCTGCCTGGTTGGTGAGTGATTATATAGGCGGGGGCGTCGGTGCATTGCTATTCTTTATTTTATCTTTGTGGCTGGCTGATCCGATCGTACATGCGTTAAGTGTTGTCGAGGAAGCGATTATAAAGGCACCGATAACAAATGTGTTATTTGGCACCGTAGGATTAATGTTTGGATTGATCGTCGCCTTTTTGATCGGACTTCCGTTGGGAGAAATTCAAATTCCGGTGATCAGCCAGGTTGTGCCTATATTTATGACGATTATTTTAGGTTATTACGGTTTCCGCATTGGATCTCAAAAGCGGGATGAAATTGTCGCCCTTGCCAGCGGCTTAGGAAGGGGCGTAAATAAGGATCGTAAAAAAGGGGATGGTCAGCTTGGCATTCATGAAGATGGGAGTGAGCAATCGTCGGTTCCCCTTAAAATTTTTGATACGAGCGTGATCATAGACGGACGCATTTCCGATGTTTGCCGGACACGTTTTTTAGAAGGGACCATTGTCATTCCCAAGTTTGTGCTCGATGAACTCCAACACATTGCGGATTCCTCGGATGCTTTGAAACGGAATCGCGGCAGAAGGGGCCTTGATATTCTCAACCAGATCCAGAAGGAAAGTTCCATCGAGGTGAAGATTGAGGATATTGATTTCGATGACGTAGATGCTGTTGATAGCAAGCTCGTCAAATTAGCACAAAAAACCAATGGTGTTGTGGTGACCAATGATTTTAATTTGAATAAAGTATGCGATTTGCAGGGAGTAGGCGTACTCAATATTAACGACCTTGCTAACGCGGTCAAACCAGTTGTTTTGCCCGGGGAAGAAATGTCCGTGAAAGTGATCAAGGACGGAAAAGAAGAGGGCCAAGGCGTTGGTTATCTTGACGATGGCACGATGATTGTCATTGAAGATGGGCGCGGCTATATCGGCAGCCAATTGGAAGTCATTGTGACGAGTGTGTTGCAAACGAGTGCAGGCCGGATGATTTTTGCAAAACCAAAATTGCTTGAAAAAGCGCTTTAA
- the rlmB gene encoding 23S rRNA (guanosine(2251)-2'-O)-methyltransferase RlmB, giving the protein MNENEWITGRNPVLEALHSSASVQKIWVAEGVKKGSIQEIISKAREKNIVIKYVPRKKIDQLIGAKNHQGIAASVSAYDYADMDTLFARAAQKGQAPFFILLDGIEDPQNLGSILRSADAAGADGIIIPKHGACGLTGAVAKASTGAIEHVPVVKVTNLVRTMERLKKEGLWIAGTEAYAEADYRELDGEMPVVLVIGSEGKGVSRLVKESCDFLYRIPMSGEVSSLNAAVSCSLLMYEVQRKRHPLGGAT; this is encoded by the coding sequence ATGAACGAGAATGAGTGGATAACCGGCCGCAATCCTGTGCTCGAAGCCCTTCATTCTTCTGCATCCGTTCAGAAAATCTGGGTGGCGGAAGGGGTGAAGAAAGGGTCGATTCAGGAGATAATCTCTAAAGCGAGAGAAAAAAACATTGTGATCAAGTACGTGCCCCGCAAAAAAATAGATCAACTGATTGGCGCCAAAAATCATCAGGGCATTGCAGCTTCGGTTTCGGCTTACGATTATGCGGATATGGACACCTTGTTTGCGCGTGCGGCGCAAAAAGGACAAGCCCCTTTTTTTATTTTGCTGGACGGCATTGAGGATCCGCAAAATTTAGGTTCTATATTGCGCAGTGCGGATGCAGCAGGCGCCGACGGCATTATCATCCCCAAGCATGGGGCTTGCGGACTCACCGGCGCGGTAGCAAAAGCGTCAACGGGTGCGATTGAACATGTCCCGGTCGTCAAGGTAACAAACCTTGTGCGAACGATGGAACGTTTGAAAAAAGAAGGGTTATGGATAGCCGGCACGGAGGCCTATGCTGAAGCCGATTACCGTGAATTGGACGGGGAGATGCCCGTCGTTTTGGTCATTGGCAGCGAAGGGAAAGGGGTGAGCCGCCTCGTCAAAGAGTCCTGCGATTTTTTATATCGGATCCCGATGTCGGGCGAAGTTTCTTCCTTGAATGCTGCTGTTTCATGCAGCCTCCTCATGTATGAAGTGCAGCGGAAGCGTCATCCGTTGGGAGGTGCAACGTGA
- the ispD gene encoding 2-C-methyl-D-erythritol 4-phosphate cytidylyltransferase, giving the protein MAYTVIIPAAGQGKRMNAGENKQFLKLQSVPLIVHTLQLFEKDEACEAMIVVANKDEIMEMKQLFSKHGLSKVAAIVPGGRERQESVYAGLLEIKKAESVVLVHDGARPFVRPEEIQRLVAEVGEAQGAVLATKVTDTIKKGSREQMVTETLAREELWAVQTPQAFSYKLLKKAHDAAKKNGFTGTDDAGLVEHIGGRIRLVPGDEENIKLTTPYDIGIAEMILEKRKEDQL; this is encoded by the coding sequence ATGGCGTATACGGTAATCATACCGGCAGCCGGACAGGGTAAGCGTATGAATGCAGGGGAAAATAAGCAATTTTTAAAGCTCCAATCGGTTCCGCTCATCGTACATACGCTGCAACTATTTGAAAAGGACGAAGCCTGCGAGGCAATGATTGTTGTTGCGAACAAAGATGAAATTATGGAGATGAAGCAATTATTCTCGAAGCATGGATTAAGCAAAGTGGCAGCGATCGTGCCCGGCGGCCGGGAACGTCAAGAAAGCGTGTATGCCGGTTTGTTGGAAATAAAAAAAGCAGAAAGTGTCGTTCTGGTTCACGACGGTGCCCGTCCGTTCGTCCGTCCGGAAGAGATTCAACGGCTGGTGGCTGAGGTTGGTGAGGCACAAGGGGCCGTATTGGCCACGAAGGTAACGGATACCATTAAGAAAGGATCGCGTGAGCAAATGGTTACTGAAACATTAGCACGCGAGGAGTTGTGGGCTGTTCAAACCCCGCAGGCATTTTCCTATAAGCTGTTAAAAAAAGCACATGATGCCGCGAAAAAAAATGGTTTTACAGGGACAGATGATGCCGGCCTTGTTGAGCATATAGGGGGAAGAATTCGACTCGTCCCCGGCGATGAGGAAAATATAAAATTAACAACGCCGTATGATATCGGCATTGCCGAAATGATATTGGAAAAAAGAAAGGAAGATCAGCTTTGA
- the sigH gene encoding RNA polymerase sporulation sigma factor SigH: protein MVVNVHLIEKKQRHVEETGDERLVRNVHQGDSAALEQLIHKYKNFVRVKSRSYFLIGADHEDIVQEGMIGLYKAIRDFKGNKLSSFRAFAELCITRQIITAVKAATRQKHLPLNSYISLDKPIYDEESDRTLMDVICGTIITDPEDILINQEELDHVEHKITNVLSELEQKVLRLYLDGHSYQEISVVANTHVKSIDNALQRVKRKLERYAIKREILL, encoded by the coding sequence ATGGTTGTGAATGTACACCTTATAGAGAAGAAACAGCGACACGTTGAGGAGACAGGAGACGAACGACTCGTGAGAAATGTGCACCAGGGAGACTCCGCTGCGTTGGAACAATTGATTCACAAGTACAAAAACTTTGTCCGTGTAAAATCCCGTTCTTATTTTCTTATAGGAGCTGATCACGAAGATATTGTACAAGAAGGAATGATAGGTCTTTATAAGGCCATTCGTGATTTCAAGGGAAACAAGCTTTCTTCTTTTCGTGCTTTTGCGGAGCTTTGCATTACACGCCAAATCATTACCGCGGTCAAAGCTGCTACCCGTCAGAAACACCTGCCTTTAAATTCGTATATATCTCTGGACAAGCCGATTTATGATGAAGAATCGGACCGTACGCTGATGGATGTGATTTGCGGCACGATTATCACAGACCCTGAGGACATTCTGATTAATCAAGAAGAATTGGACCATGTGGAACATAAAATTACCAACGTATTAAGCGAATTGGAGCAAAAAGTTCTCCGTCTTTATTTGGACGGCCATTCTTATCAGGAAATTTCCGTCGTTGCAAATACACATGTAAAATCAATCGACAATGCTTTGCAGCGAGTAAAAAGAAAACTCGAGCGATATGCAATAAAACGGGAAATTTTGCTTTGA